Part of the Streptomyces sp. HSG2 genome, CGCGTGAAGATCCTCGGCTGCGGCACCTCCTACCACGCGGGGTTGATCGGCGCCCAGATGATCGAGGAGCTGGCCCGTATCCCCGCAGACGCGGAACCGGCGTCGGAGTTCCGCTACCGCAACGCCGTCGTGGACCCCGACACGCTCTACGTCGCCGTCTCGCAGTCGGGCGAGACCTACGACGTGCTCGCGGCCGTGCAGGAGCTGAAGCGCAAGGGGGCCCGGGTCCTCGGCGTGGTCAACGTGGTCGGGTCGGCCATCGCCCGCGAGGCCGACGGGGGCATCTACGTGCACGCGGGCCCCGAGGTCTGCGTGGTCTCCACCAAGTGCTTCACCAACACGACGGTGGCCTTCGCTCTTCTCGCCCTTCACCTCGGGCGGACCCGGGACCTGTCGGTGCGGGACGGCAGGCGGATCATCGACGGTCTGCGCAGGCTGCCCGAGCAGATCTCCCAGATCATGAAGCAGGAAGAGGAGATCAAGAGGCTGGCGCTGCACTACGCAGAGGCCCGCTCGATGCTCTTCATCGGCCGCGTACGGGGCTACCCGGTCGCCCGCGAGGCCTCGCTGAAGCTCAAGGAGGTCTCCTACATCCACGCCGAGGCCTACCCGGCCTCCGAGCTCAAGCACGGCCCCCTCGCCCTGATCGAACCCGCGCTGCCCACGGTGGCCGTCGTGCCGGACGACGACCTGCTGGAGAAGAACCGGGCCGCCCTGGAGGAGATCAAGGCTCGCAGCGGCCGGATCCTCGCGGTGGCCCACCAGGACGAGCCCAAGGCCGACCACACCGTGGTGGTGCCGAAGAACGAGGACGAACTGGACCCCATCCTCCTGGGGATCCCGCTGCAACTCCTCGCATACCACACGGCCCTCGCCCTGGGGCGGGACATCGACAAGCCGCGGAACCTCGCCAAGTCCGTGACGGTGGAGTAGTCACCGGAGGCCGCGAAGGGACCGGGCTCCGGGCGCACCACACGCCCGGAGCCGTCCGTCGGGAACTCGCGAGCCCCTGGGCGGTCCCGGCCGCGGTCAGGGAATGACCACCACCGGCCGACGCGCCCGCTTGGCCAACCGCCCGGCGACCGAGCCGAAGAGCCGCGCGAAGAGCCCGTGGGCGCAGCCCACCACGATCGCGTCGGCCTCGTACTCGCGTCCCACCTGCTCCAGCTCGTGGCAGATGTCCCCACCGCGCTCGACCAGGATCCACGGCACCTCGCCCAAGGGCTCGGCACAGGCCAGCTCAAGGCCCAGGACTTCGGTGCGGTGGTCGGGGACGTCCACGAAGACGGGCGGCTCACACCCCGCCCAGACCGACGCGGGCAGTCGGTTGGCGACATGGACGATGATCAGTCCGGCGGCGTGGCGACGCGCCATGCCGACGGCGTAGGCGAGCGCGCGCTCGCTGGATCTGGAGCCGTCGAAACCGACGACGACCCCGTGCCGGAAGGCGGGGTCGCACGCCTGGCGCGATTCCTCCGCCGCCAGGGGCTCGCCCGATCCGGGTTCGGCGAGGGGACGCTTGCGGTCCGCGGGTTCGAAGAATTCGTGACCGGTCATGGCTGTCTCGGGGTGGCAGTCCTCTTCGGGCGGGACGACAGGGTGTGGCGCCTGTGTCCGGGAATCATCTTCCCAACCCCATACCCCCAAGGGTACGACCGCACTCCTCCCCCGGCGGATTCCGCGACGCGCTGTCGCGAGACACCCACCGGAACGTGTCCGGCGCCCCGTTCGCGGCGCGATGGCCGGTACGTCGCACTCGGGGGCGCCGGCCCGGCCGGTGCCCCAGGCGTCCGCGACACCCGACCGCCCGCGAGACGCCGCCCCCTCGCCCGGATCGGCGGCCGGCATCGCGGAACGCGCCCCTCCACGATCCCTCGGAGCCGGCCCTCGGCCGGCGGATCCCGCGCCCGCTCTCCGGCCACCGATCCCGAATCCCGGATTCCACGGCGGCTGCCGCCGAGGCCGGGAGTGACGGACCGGCGACGACCACGCGTACGCGCCCCGCACGTGCCGCGCCCTCCCAAGCCGGGCGACGGGGAGGGCGGCGGGCGTCGACGGACCGCGGGGAGCCGACGAGGGCGGGATCAAGGGCTATACACCGGGCGGCTGACCGGTTTCCACGCCCACACGCGCACCTTTTCAGCCAACTTTCGAAGAAGGGCCTCACCCTCCCCCGGCGACCCCCCATTCAGGCCCCCACCTGCATGAACAAGGCCGCTCGAGCCCCCCGGACCCTACGGGGACAAGCCACCACCCCGAGGCGCACTTCCCAGCGACGCCCCAGAGTGCAACGCTTCGTGATCGAATGCTTCACGCCAAGTTGCCATGTCGACAATGTCCGAAGTGCCGAACCAGCCATCCGGGCTCGACGCGACACAGTAGATTCGATCTTGACTGTCCACGGCGGGGGACCCGTGCAGGACCGAGGGGAAACGTGCAGGAGCGACATCACCGGGGAGCCGCGACCATCGAGGGGGGCTTAGCAGAAATGAGCCACGACGCCACCGCCGCGCCGGAAGCCGCGGCCCGGAAGCTGTCCGGGCGTCGGCGCAAGGAGATCGTCGCGGTGCTGCTCTTCAGCGGCGGTCCCATCTTCGAGAGTTCCATACCACTGTCGGTGTTCGGGATAGACCGCCAGGACGCCGGCGTACCGCGCTACCGACTGTTGGTGTGCGCGGGTGAGGACGGCCCCCTGCGGACCACAGGGGGTCTGGAACTCACCGCGCCACAGGGCCTGGACGCCATCGCCCGCGCGGGCACGGTCGTCGTGCCGGCCTGGCGTTCGATCACGTCGCCTCCGCCGGAGGAGGCGCTCGACGCGCTACGCCGAGCGCACGAGGAGGGCGCTCGTATCGTCGGACTGTGCACCGGGGCCTTCGTCCTGGCCGCCGCCGGACTCCTGGACGGGCGCCCGGCGACGACCCACTGGATGTACGCGCCGACCCTGGCCAAGCGCTACCCGTCGGTCCATGTGGACCCCCGGGAGCTCTTCGTCGACGACGGCGACGTCCTGACCTCGGCGGGCACGGCGGCCGGCATCGACCTCTGCCTGCACATCGTGCGCACCGACCACGGGAGCGAGGCGGCCGGCGCGCTGGCCCGCCGGCTGGTGGTGCCACCGCGACGCAGTGGCGGCCAGGAGCGCTACCTGGACAGGTCTTTACCCGAGGAGATCGGCGCCGACCCACTGGCCGAGGTCGTCGCCTGGGCGCTGGAACACCTCCACGAGCAGTTCGACGTGGAGACGCTGGCGGCGCGCGCGTACATGAGTCGTCGGACCTTCGACCGGCGGTTCCGTTCCCTGACGGGCAGCGCCCCCTTGCAGTGGCTGATCACCCAGCGGGTCCTGCAGGCACAGCGCCTGCTGGAGACCTCCGACTACTCGGTGGACGAAGTCGCCGGGCGGTGCGGCTTCCGCTCCCCGGTGGCACTGCGCGGTCACTTCCGGCGGCAGCTGGGCTCGTCGCCGGCGGCCTACCGGGCGGCCTACCGGGCCCGCCGGCCACAGGGGGAACGCCCCGCGGACCTCGGCGCCGTCTCGATGGCGTCGCCGCGCGGGACGGGCCCCGGCGAGGGCCCGGTCCCGGTGACGCCCCCGCAGCCGGAGCCCTCGGTGCCCTTCCCGCCCCGTCGGACCGCGGCGCCGGTCGGCGCCCCGATCCTGTCGGAGCACGCCCGCGACGGCTATCTGCCCGTCCGCGCCGGGGTGCCGGGGCAGCGCGGCGGGATGTGACGGTCCCGGTGTCCGACCGCCCTGCCCGGTGGCCGGACACCCGCGGGGCATCGGCCCCCCGGCCCTCGCCCGCGTGTGACACGCGGGCGAGGGCCGGGGGGCCGAACCCCTTCGCGAACCCGCCCCGGGGAGGAGTGAGAGGTGCGGAATACAGTGGTCGCATGAACGATCGCATGGTGTGGATCGACTGCGAGATGACCGGCCTCTCGCTGTCGGACGACGCACTCATCGAGGTGGCCGCCCTCGTCACCGACTCCGAGCTGAACGTGCTCGGCGACGGCGTGGACATCGTCGTCCGGCCGCCGGACCGGGCGCTGGAGACCATGCCGGACGTGGTGCGGGAGATGCACACGGCGTCGGGGCTGCTGACCGAACTCGCGGACGGCACGACGCTGGAGGACGCGCAGGAGCGGGTGCTCGCCTACGTACGGGAACACGTCAAGGAGCCCGGCAAGGCGCCCCTGTGCGGCAACTCCGTCGGCACCGACCGGGGCTTTCTCCTCAGGGACATGCCGGCGCTGGAGTCCTATCTCCACTACCGGATCGTCGACGTGTCGTCGATCAAGGAGCTGGCCCGCCGCTGGTATCCCCGGGCCTACTTCAACAGCCCGGAGAAGAACGGGAACCACCGCGCGCTCGCCGACATCCGCGAATCCATCGCGGAGCTTCGCTACTACCGGGAGGCCGTCTTCGTCCCGCGGCCGGGCCCCGACTCGGACACGGCCAAGACCATCGCGGCCAGGCACGTCCTGCCCGCCTCGTAGGCGTCGCCCCGGCTCCCCCGGCGGCGGCGCCGAGCGAGGTGCGCGAGCACACTCCGGGACCCTGTACACTTCTTCTCGGCCGGTAGGGGAGACCCACCGACAGCCCCTCGGGGCCGGCGACCGGTCGTGGTGGGTGTAGCTCAGTTGGTAGAGCACCTGGTTGTGGTCCAGGTGGCCGCGGGTTCAAGTCCCGTCACTCACCCTGATGAAACAGCGGTCGGGCCCGGCGCTTCCATGGAAGCGCCGGGCCCGACCGCTTTCCGCCCCGCGAGCACAAGCCCCGCACCGCGGCCCTCCTCTCCTCCTTCGTCGACCCCGCCGCCCGGGATGCGCGGGGAACCGGGGGCGAACACCCCTCGACGGACGACGGTCGAGGCAGTCGCGGGGGTCCACCAGAGGGGGGATGCCGGCGGGCCCTACCGGGCCAGTCGAGTTTCGTCGAGCCGCGGGACAGACACGCGAGGTCGGCCGTCCTAGCCTCGGTAAGTGGGACAACCAAAGGACGACAGAAGGAGAGCAACCGATGACCAGCACGATCAAGGACCTCCCGGGCAGCCCTCTCGACGAGACCGAACAGGGAACGATGGTCCGCTCCGGGTTCGTCGTCAGCGCGACCTTCACCATCTACGTAGGGGTCGCCGTCGGTAGCTTCGGGCTCTCGCTCGGGGTGGGACACATGGTCGCCAACGGCTGAGAAGCACTCGACGCGACACGTCACCACATCACAAGGAGACTCAGATGGACCTGACCACACTCGTCCGGCACCTCGACGAGACCCGCCCGGAGTTGGTCGAGGGCGACCCCGGACTCTCACCGCTCGACTCCACGGTCGTCTCGGCCGCACCCGCAGTAACCTTTGCCGCCGCCTTCTTGGTGGGGGCCGGTGCCGGGATCGGCGCCTTGGCCGGCGGCATCAGCTTCGGAGGTTGAACCCTTCCTCCCCGACCCGAAGGCCGGGGAGGCCTCGAAGGAGGCATGATGCCGCGGAGCGAGTGCGGCAGTCGGGGTGCCGGAGGGAGTCGGCACCCCGCCGCTATCGGGGCGAAACCGGGCAGTTAGCCACCCCGCAGGCATCAGCGACCCGGATCAGCCGCGCCGCCTCCCCCAGCGCGGCACGGAGAACGACGGGATCCGTCGTCTCCTCCACCCCCCGAGGCGGCAGCAGCCACTCCGCTCCGTCCGGCGGCGGGGAGGAAGTCGTGCGGCGCCCCGCCCCGGAAGCCCGAGAGCACGTGCTGCCGGGCACGTCCCAGTCCGCCGCCGTCCCGGCCGGCACCAGGAAGCCGAGGGTGTCGCGGCCGTCGTCGTGCAGCACCGGCCCGACGGCCTCGCGGTCGCCCCTCCTGAGAATGTCGACCGCTTCCAGACCCTGACGCACCGGAACGGTGACCACGTCGCAGCCGACACACGGGCCACCGCGATCACGGCGGCGCACGATCCGGTCGGACTCGATCCCGGTCTTCATACCGGCCTCCACCACGGAACTCCTCCTCGGAACCAGACACCCGGGGGTCGGCCGCCTCCCGGTCGTCCGGTCCAACGCGTCGCGTCGTCAACGGCTACGGCGGAAGTTGGCCGCAAAGGATGGCAGTTCATGGCGGATCACGGATGAGATATCCGGTTTGTAGCCAAACATCGCATGGCGCGGTCGATACAGCGGGTACGTTCGTGCTCGCCGGAAACAGGGTGGCAAACGGGACGACTTCTCACATCACCCCCCAACCCTCCCCGGTCCGGCATGGTTCGACGGTTCGCACGAGAGGGCCCGGCCATGGCGTCGTCAACGGTGACCCCACCTCAACCCGAGCGGTCACCGCAACCCAACACGGTCTTCCGAGGCCTGCGCGGTCGGCGCTCGCCCGCCGAGTTCGCGGCGGCGGTCCGCCGGGCCGCCCGGGAGATCGGCGAGCGGGTCAGTTGTGACGCGCGGTACATCGGGCGGGTCGAGTCGGGCGAGATCCGCTGCCCCAACTACGCCTACGAGCGAGTGTTCCTGCACATGTTCCCCGGACGCTCGCTCACCGACCTCGGCTTCGCCTCACGGTCGTCCGTCCGAGGACGCCGGATGCGCGAGTACGGAGGGCAGCCCGGATCGTACGGGGCGCCGAACCCCCTCATCACGCAAGACGACTACGAGGAGAGCGACGTGCTGCGTCGCGCGTTCATGACCGGAGGAGGCGCCACCGTGGCCGCCGCCTCCCTGGGCCCGATGGGCCTCACCCGGGAGGCCGCGGCCGTGCCACGCGCGCGGCGCCCCGGGTCCAGTGACGTGGGAGCCCTGGAGGAAGCCGTCCGCCGCATCCGCGTACTGGACGACCGGCACGGCGCCGACGGCCTGTACCAGCGGGCCGCCGCGCCGCTGCGCGCGGCCTACGCCCTGCTGGACGCCGGGGCCACCCGGCAGCGGACCGCGGACCGGCTGTACTCGGGAGCGGGTGAACTCGCCATCTCGGTGGGCTGGCTGGCCCACGACTCCGGGCGGTTCGACGACGCCCGCTCGCACTACGCGGAGGCGCTGGCCACCGCCCGCACCAACGGGGACGCCGGGCTGGAGGCCCACGCCTTCTGCAACACGGCGTTCCTGGCACGCGACACCGGCCGCCCCCGAGAGGCGGTCCGCGCGGCCCAGGCGGCCCAACGGGCCGCCGACCGGTTGGGCTCCCCCCGCCTGCTGTCCCTGCTGGCCCTGCGCGAGGCCGGCGGATGGGCGGGGCTGGGCGACCGGACCGCCTGCGCCCAGGCGCTGGCCCGCGCGCGGGCGCTCCACGCCCGAGGACCCTCGGACGACGACCCGGAGTGGATGACCTTCTACGGGGAGGCCGAGTTGGAGGCGCTGGAAGCTCAGTGCTGGTCGGCGATGGGCGACTGGTCCCGAGCCGCACGGCACGCCCGGCGCGCGGCCGACCCGCAGGACCCGCACTTCGCCCGGAACGCCGCGCTCTACGCGGCGGAACTCGCCGACGACCTCGCGCGCGGCGGACGCCCCGACGAGGCGGCGGCGGCCGGGACGCGAGTGCTCGACCTGTCGGACCAGGTCCAGTCCGCGCGGGTACGGGCGATACTGGACGGTACGGCCCGGGTGTTGGCGCCGCACCGACGGGCGAGCGGTGTCTCGGCGTTCCTGGAACGGCACGCGGCCCTGACCCGATCCACGTGATCCACCCAGCTTCGCTTCACCACCGGGCTGAAGCCCGGTGCACTGCGAACAGCCCCTTGGCGAACCGAGCCGTCCCCTCACGTGAGCGAACCGAGGCACGGGCCAGGTGTGGCGCGGCGGCGTCGACCACTTCTCCCATCACGCCAGGAGGCCGGTCGCCTTCGCCACCCTCCACGCCCCGCCGCCCCGGAGGGGAAAAGCAGCCGCACGGCCCCTCCGGTCAGACCTCCGTCAGGTGCCCCACGTCGTTCCAACTCTCGATGGCGGGTTCCCCGTAGGCCCAGCCGAGCACGGAGAGGGAGGCCGGACTCAGCCGGATCCGCGCCCCGAACCCCACCGGGAGCCCCAACCACCGCGCCCCGACGGCCCGCAGGATGTGGCCGTGGGCGAAGACCAGCACATCGCGGTCGGCCTCCCTGGCCCAGGCCACGACCTCGTCGGCGCGGGCGGACACCTCCGCCGGGCTCTCCCCCCGCGGCGCGCCGTCCCGCCAGAGCAGCCACCCGGGCCGGGCGGCGGCGATCCTCGCGGGGGTCAGTCCCTCGTACGAGCCGTAGTCCCATTCCCGAAGCACGTCCCAGGTGCGGGCGCGTTCGCCGAACCCGGCGAGTTCGCACGTCTCCCGGGCACGGCGGAGCGGACTGGTGCGTACCTCCAGGCCGGACGGGGCCTCCGCGTCGATCCCGAGGAGCCGCGCGCCGAGCGACTCGGCGCCGCGCCGCCCCTCGTCCAGCAGCGGCAGGTCCGTCGCGCCGGTGTGCCTGCCGGACAGCGACCACTCGGTCTGCCCATGCCGGGCCAGCAGGACGCGCGGTGCCATGGGGGCCCTCCGGGAAGCGAGCGGACGGTGCCGTTCCATCATCGCGCACCGCGCCGAGGGGCAACCCTCGGGGGGATCGAGGCGTCTCTCAGGGTCGGGGGCTCCCGGGGGAGGACACGCTCTACGCCGTTAGAGTGACACGTCCGGCCGGCGCCGGGGCGCTGGAGAACACCGACGAAGGGGGCGGGCGACCGGATGCGGCACACCGACATACCGGACGCCGAGGCGACCGCCCGGCTCCGCTGGTGGACCGAACTCCCGTTGATCCTCGTGGTCTACGCCTGCTACTCCGTCGGGCGCCTGCTGGTGCGCGGCGACGTCTCGGACGCCGTCGACCACGGGCTGGCCATCCTCCGGATCGAACAGGCGCTCCGCCTCGACGCCGAGCACCCGCTGAACCGACTCTTCACCCGCGAGCCCTGGATCGGCGTCCCCGCCGACTTCTGGTACGCCTCGCTCCACTACCTGGTCACACCGGCGCTGCTGGTGTGGCTCTTCCGGTCCCGGCGGGTGCGCTACCGGGCCGCCCGGACCTGGCTGATGACCTCGACCTTCATCGGCATGATCGGCTTCACCGCGCTGCCCACCTGCCCGCCGCGGCTGCTGCACGAGCGGTACGGCTTCGTCGACACGATGGCGCAGTACAGCTCCTGGGGGTGGTGGGGCAGCGAGGCCAGCGCCCCGCGTGGTCTGGGCGGCATGACCAACCAGTACGCGGCGATGCCCAGCCTTCACGTGGGCTGGGCCCTGTGGTGCGGGGTGATCCTGTGGCGGTACGGGGGCACGCGCGCGACCAAGGTGATCGCCGTGGTCTACCCGCTGGTGACCACGGTGGTGGTGATGGGCACCGCCAACCACTACTTCCTCGACGCCGTCGCCGGGGCGGGCGTGATGGCGGTGGGGCTGTGGTTGACCCCCCACGTCACCCGCGGTGTGGACCGGCTCCGCACCCGGGTCGCCGAGCGGGCACCGGACCGCCCCTCCACCTCGATCACCGGTCCGAGGCCCGTCGCCGTGACGCCCTCTCCCATCCCGGTTCCCCGGTCCGGTGGCGAAGCGGAACCACCCGCTGTCGGTCGCGGATGTCACACTCTCGCGCGTGAGCGAATTCCACGCGGGCGCGAGCCCGGGATCCCCGCCGAGGCCGACGCCGCTCCCGCGGGCGCGGGGGAGGGCGCTGCGGCACCGACTCGCTGAGCTGCGAGGCCCCGGCACGCCCGCGAAGCCCCTCGACGCCCGCGCGCTGGCCGCCCTCGCGGCCAACCCGGGCTGCGCGCGCCGGACCGTCCTCGACGGCGCCGGCGTCGACAAGGCGGCACTGGCCCGTGCGCTGGGCGCCCCCGCCGTCTTCGGCCGATCACAGTTCGCCTTCGCCCGGGGGAACGCCTTCGAGGCACGGGTGAAGGCGGACGGCGGCGCGCAGCTGCTGGGGCTGGTGCGCGATCTGCTCGCTCCGGACACCGGCCGGCCCGGGGAGGCGGAGGTGCCCGATCTCACCGCGACCGGCCCCGAGGGGCGGGTTGCCCGCACCGCGCTCGCCCTGCGGGAGGCGACCGCGGCCGGACGTTGGACCCTGCTGGACCACCCCCTGCTCGTCCTCGACGTCGCGGGCGTACCCGCGTTCCTGGAACCGGACGCGGTGGTCGTCCACCCGGACGGCGTCTGGACGGTCGTGGAGGTGAAGTCCTTCCCCATCCTCGACGGCACCGCGGACCCGGCGAAGGTGGGCGCGGCGGCCCGACAGGCCGCGGTGTACGTCCTGGCGCTGGAGGAGGTGGCCGGCAGGCTGGGCCCGACGCGGCGGGAGCGGGTGGACCCCCGGATGCTCCTGGTCTGCCCTCGTGACTTCGGCAACTCCCCGACGGCGTGCGCCGTCGACGTCCGCCGGCAGCGGGCGGCGACACGCCGGATGCTCGGCCGGCTGACCCGGGTCGAGGAGATCGCCGATTCCCTGCCCGAGGGGATCCGTTTCTCCCCCGAGCTCCCGGCGGACCGGCTTGCGACCGCCGTGGGCGCGGTGGAGGCGGTCTACGTCCCCGAGTGCCTGGCCACCTGCGAGTTGGCCTTCCACTGCCGGGCGGAATCCCGGGACTCCGGAGCCGTGACCGCCCTGGGGCGGCCCGTGCGGGCGGAACTCGGCGCGCTGACCGGCGTGGCCGAGGTCCTGGCGGCGGCGCGTGGCGAGCGCGGCGACCCGGACGATCCCACGGTGGCGATGCTGCGCCGAGCGTCCCTGCTGCGCGCCGAGGCACTGGCGAGCACGGATCGGGGGGCGAGGTGTCACTGATCGGAACGCTCGCCCGACTGGAGGCGGTCTCGGTCGGGCGCGCCCGACCGAACGCCACGGTGCTGCACCGGCACCTGTCCGACCGGCCCCTGGTCCTGGTGCCGTTCACGACCGCGGGAGAGGTCGGAGCACCGGTGGGCGCACTGGTGGGCACCGACCGCGAGGCACCGCGCCTGCTGGTGGTACCGCAGCCGCGTGATCGGGAGCTGAGGTTCGGCTTCCTCGCCGAGCTGGCCGACGTGGTCCTGCCGTACCTGGAGTCGCACGCGAGCGTCGTGGAACCGGCCGAGCGCGCGGACACCGACCCGGAGACGGGCCGACGGGTCAAGGTCGAGGTGGAACTGTGCGCGGACGCCGGTCAGCTGATCGTGCCGAGTCGGGCGGGGATCGACCTCGTCCGCCTGTTGGGCCGTTCCACCCGCTTCCGGCGATCGGCCGAGCAGGATCCGGAGGCTCCGTACCCGGCGCCGCCGGGGGTGCCGCTGCTGGGGCGCTGGCTGACCCACTACGGGGAGCGGGCCCGGGTTCCCGGCTCCTCGCTGCTGCTGGCCGTGACCGACCTGCTGGCCCGACACTGGGCGACCGGCCAGTCCGCGCTGGAGGACCGGCATCTCGGCGCCCTGCTGGCCTGGATCGACCCGCCGAAGGGGGTGTCGGGCGCGGCGGCGGCGCTCCACGCCGAGCTGGCCAGGGACGCCGACGGCCAGCTGCTGTGCCCACCGGCCGGGCCGGCCACCGATCCGGCCTTCGACAACCGTCGATTGGCACCGGCCGTCGAGCGGTACGACCGGGCGCGCGCGGCACTGGCCACGGCGGTGGAGGGGCAGGGCGCCGACCGGCTCCTCGGCGCGGTGTCCGAGGCGGAGGGGGAGATCGCCGCGCTGGTGGCCGACCTGGCGCGGCCCACCTGGGAGGCGGTCTGGCGAGGCCTGGACCTGTTGCGGACGCTGCCCGTGGGCGCGCGTGTCGAGGAGCGCTGGACCCGGGACCGCTGGTCCTTCACGTCGCATCGGGATCGGGTCGTCGCGGGCGAACCTCCCCGACCACGCCACGACGACGCCGTCACGGCCGCGACCAGGCTCGCGGGCCGGGAGCGGGAACAGGCGCGGCTCGATGCGCAGGAGGCCCTGGACGATCCGCTGGTGATGGCCGGCCGCCGGCTGGCGGGAGAGGCGTTCCGCGGCGAGATCGTGGAGGTGGTGATGGCGTACGGGGAGGGCAAGCGGCCCGTGCCGCGCCCATTGATCACGGTGCGCACCGACGACCGGCCGCGGTGCGACCCAGGGACCAGGGTCCATCGCTCGCTGGACGGTCGGCCGCAGACCGCGGAGTTCGTCCGGGAGGAGGGCGAGGGGGTCCTGGTCCTGCGGATCCTGGACCGGATGGGTCGCGGGCGGGAGCCGGCCGCGGGCTCGGTTCCCGAGCGGGGGGAGAGCGTCTGCTTCACCCTCTTCGCGCATGAGCAACGCGGTGGGCCCCGGCTGCCCGACCCCTCCCGGACGCCTTGGACGCACGGGGGACCGCGCGGCGGGGAGACCGAGGCCGAGGCACCGGACACGGACACCGAGGAGGACGTTCTGTGATGGCGACGGCGACGGAGCCCGATTCCGCCGGCCCCGGTGGCGCGGTAGACCCGGGGGCCGAGGCCGCCCGGGCCACGGCGGCGATCCTCCGGGACACGCTGCACGGCTCCGCGCGCGGGGTCGTCGTGGACTCCCCGCCCGGGGCCGGCAAGTCCACCCTGGTCGTGCGGGCGGCCCTGGAGCTCGTCGCCGCCGGCCGCCCGCTGATGGTGGTGGCGCAGACCAACGCACAGGTGGACGATCTCGTCCTGCGGATCGCCGAGCGAAGCCCGCGGCTTCCGGTGGGTCGCCTGCACAGCAGCGACGCGGACCCCTACGACCCGGCGCTCGACGCGCTGCCGCAGGTACGCAAGTCGGCCAAGGTCTCCGAGCTGGACGGGCTCACCGTGGTCCTGTCGACCGCGGCGAAGTGGGCCCATGTGCGGGTGGACCGGCCGTGGCCGCACGCGATCGTCGACGAGGCGTACCAGATGCGCTCGGACGCGCTGCTGGCCGTGGCGGGCCTGTTCGAGAAGGCGCTGTTCGTCGGCGATCCCGGACAGTTGGACCCGTTCACCACGGTCGACGGCGACGAGTGGGCCGGGCTCTCCCACGATCCGTCGGCCTCGGCGGTCTCGGCGCTCCTGGCGCACCATCCCGGCCTGCCACAACACCGGTTGCCGGTGTCCTGGCGACTTCCGGCGTCGGCGGCTCCGCTCGTCTCCGCCGCCTTCTATCCCTTCACCCCGTTCCGCAGCGGCACCGGACCCGGCGAGCGCGAGCTGCTCTTCGCGGTCCCGCCGGACGGCTCGGGACCGGACCGGGTGATCGACGAGGCGGCGGCCACGGGGTGGGGGTTGTTGGAGCTGCCCGCGCGGCGCACCCCGAGGACGGACCCGGAGGCGGTGGGGGCGGTGGCCTCGGTGGTGCGCCGGTTGCTGGACCGGCGTGGCGCCGCGACATCCGAGCGCGGCCCGGATCCGGTCCCGCTGACCGCCGATCGGATCGCCGTGGGCACGGCCCACCGGGATCAGGCGGCGGCGGTGCGGGCCGCTCTGGAGCGGCTCGGGGTCGTCGGGGTGACCGTCGACACGGCCAACCGCCTGCAGGGGCGCGAGTACGACGTGACGGTCGTGCTGCACCCGCTGTCCGGCCGACCCGACGCCACCACCTTCCATCTGGAGACCGGCCGACTGTGCGTGCTGACGTCGAGGCACCGCCACGCCTGCGTGGTGGTGTGCCGCGCCGGTGTCGACGACCTGCTGGACGGCCATCCCTCCACCGAGCCCGTACGGCTGGGCGTGGTGGTCAGGTTCCCCGACGGATGGGAGGCCAATCACGCGGTGCTGGCCCACCTGGCGCGCCACCGGGTGCCCTGGTCGGGCTGACGGCGTGGAGGTCGGCCGTGCCGGGGCCCCCGCCGCGGCGGGGCACCGGGCGAGTGCGCGGTCCCCGCTTCGGGCACCCGGTGGGCGCGGACCGGGGTCCGGCGGCGAGCGGCGCCGGAGGATCGGGGCCGGGGGCCGTCCACCCGGTGGGTGGTGGGCTCGTCGGGGGGCGGGCCACTCCGCCGGTCTCCGGCCGGAG contains:
- a CDS encoding AAA domain-containing protein, with translation MATATEPDSAGPGGAVDPGAEAARATAAILRDTLHGSARGVVVDSPPGAGKSTLVVRAALELVAAGRPLMVVAQTNAQVDDLVLRIAERSPRLPVGRLHSSDADPYDPALDALPQVRKSAKVSELDGLTVVLSTAAKWAHVRVDRPWPHAIVDEAYQMRSDALLAVAGLFEKALFVGDPGQLDPFTTVDGDEWAGLSHDPSASAVSALLAHHPGLPQHRLPVSWRLPASAAPLVSAAFYPFTPFRSGTGPGERELLFAVPPDGSGPDRVIDEAAATGWGLLELPARRTPRTDPEAVGAVASVVRRLLDRRGAATSERGPDPVPLTADRIAVGTAHRDQAAAVRAALERLGVVGVTVDTANRLQGREYDVTVVLHPLSGRPDATTFHLETGRLCVLTSRHRHACVVVCRAGVDDLLDGHPSTEPVRLGVVVRFPDGWEANHAVLAHLARHRVPWSG